A window of Puntigrus tetrazona isolate hp1 chromosome 11, ASM1883169v1, whole genome shotgun sequence contains these coding sequences:
- the si:ch1073-365p7.2 gene encoding GTPase IMAP family member 8 isoform X2: MVEELRAVLIGRHHSGKTSVINTILDTSETEAEGDDHIKREGFIEGKKVSLVETPGWWKTFNPRDLSNISKQQLLLRISLISPGPHVVLIVIRADSAFTDPDERFLKEHEELLGPSVWTHSLVIFTRGDLIQREEIERRIREDGSALKRVIERCGNKYLVFNNSNHHDRTQVKELFKKTEGVVGKNNGKLFNIDLEKVKDVNEQWEEIQTRANSRKSRVQEERSILQEKAHVHGLEEIRVVLLGWVFCGKSSAGNIILNQDEFATGGRTRECSRGFGDVDGRKMTVLDTPGWWKYFASEFNPDFIRSAILESVSECKKLPHAMLLVIPADTSFQEEQKRITEQNMSILGDGVWRHTIVLFTWGDRFKDISIEQHIEAEGEALRWLIEKCRNRYHVFNNADKKNRDQVTELVQKIEEMVAENCLFHLEKRKNCDANNDTEEDLNMEIRLKDVCHFLEKGFKIKAEEMKKKIQNLCVHIMEECLNLDESSMTYHLNFADEGQPPDDQLDVTCTLQQESIPEPMNTLLEREFSRWESIIIDGVQESLQDIKSSFELSQAEKKQKSKDAVERWLQNYNHYVEHTIDKMQNPESAIRRRD, translated from the exons ATGGTTGAAG AGTTGAGAGCAGTTCTGATTGGAAGGCATCACTCTGGAAAAACATCGGTGATTAACACTATTTTAGATACCAGTGAAACAGAAGCTGAAGGAGATGATCATATTAAGAGAGAGGGGTTTATTGAGGGAAAGAAAGTCAGTCTGGTTGAAACTCCTGGCTGGTGGAAAACCTTCAATCCGAGAGATTTATCCAACATCTCCAAACAGCAGCTGCTTCTCAGGATTTCTCTGATTTCTCCCGGACCTCACGTGGTTCTGATCGTGATTCGGGCCGATTCTGCGTTCACTGACCCTGATGAGAGGTTTCTGAAGGAGCATGAGGAGCTTCTGGGTCCCAGTGTCTGGACTCACTCCCTCGTCATCTTCACAAGAGGAGATTTAATTCAACGAGAAGAGATAGAGCGGCGTATTCGAGAAGACGGGTCGGCTCTCAAGCGGGTCATTGAGAGATGCGGaaataaatatcttgtttttaacaattcaaacCATCACGACCGAACCCAAGTTAAGGAGCTGTTTAAGAAAACTGAAGGAGTTGTTGGGAAGAATAACGGCAAGCTTTTTAACATCGACCTGGAAAAAGTAAAGGACGTCAATGAGCAGTGGGAGGAAATTCAGACCAGAGCGAATTCTAGAAAATCCAGAGTACAGGAGGAACGCTCGATACTTCAAGAGAAAG caCATGTGCATGGTCTTGAAGAGATCAGAGTTGTTTTGCTGGGATGGGTGTTTTGTGGAAAGAGTTCAGCCGGAAACATCATCTTGAACCAGGATGAATTTGCCACAGGAGGAAGAACCAGAGAATGCTCGAGAGGGTTTGGAGATGTAGACGGAAGGAAGATGACGGTGTTGGACACTCCAGGCTGGTGGAAGTACTTTGCATCTGAATTTAACCCCGATTTCATTAGATCTGCGATCTTAGAAAGCGTTTCAGAGTGTAAGAAGCTCCCTCACGCCATGCTGCTCGTGATTCCTGCAGATACATCatttcaggaagaacaaaagagaATCACTGAGCAAAATATGTCCATCCTGGGAGACGGCGTCTGGAGACACACCATCGTTTTGTTCACGTGGGGCGACCGATTCAAAGACATCTCCATCGAGCAGCACATCGAGGCTGAAGGAGAAGCTCTCCGGTGGCTGATTGAGAAATGCAGGAACAGATATCACGTCTTCAACAACGCGGACAAGAAGAATCGAGATCAAGTCACAGAGCTGGTCCAGAAGATCGAGGAGATGGTGGCAGAAAACTGCTTGTTTCATCTCgagaaaaggaaaaactgtGATGCCAACAACGACACAGAGGAGGATCTGAATATGGAGATCAGACTGAAGGATGTCTGCCACTTTCTTGAGAAggggtttaaaataaaagctgaagaGATGAAAAAGAAGATACAAAACCTATGCGTGCATATCATGGAGGAATGTCTAAACCTTGACGAGTCTAGTATGACTTATCATCTTAACT TTGCAGATGAAGGTCAACCTCCTGATGACCAATTAGATGTCACGTGTACGCTTCAACAGGAAAGCA ttccTGAGCCAATGAATACTCTTCTGGAGAGAGAGTTCAGCAGATGGGAAAGTATCATCATAGACGGTGTTCAAGAAAGTCTGCAGGACATTAAATCCTCATTTG AGCTCTCTCAGGCTGAGAAGAAGCAAAAGTCAAAGGATGCTGTTGAGAGATGGCTACAGAACTACAATCATTATGTTGAACATACTATTGATAAAATGCAAAATCCAGAATCTGCGATCAGGAGAAGAGACTGA